The Bacillota bacterium genome includes a window with the following:
- a CDS encoding acyl-CoA dehydrogenase has translation MDFSLSEEHARLRHQVADFASREIAPLAQIVDRTGQIPPEIIQKGAEMGLFGIPFPKSYGGKDLGYLGLAIAIEEIARVCASTALVVASHTSLAAEAIRLFGSPEQKEEFLVPLIQGKFLGAFAVTEPGAGSDMAGITTRAILGNGNWVINGRKTFITNADVAGVVVVSAVTENSGRAKERCSLLLVPANIPGFTIGSRYDKLGLRGVSTVEIFFDDCSIPRENLLGARGKGYEQSLQIIDRGRVAIAALSVGLARACLEASLAYARGRIQFGQPLTKFQAIRFKLADIAMQLEAARLMTYRAAWLIDHQRTFRKEAAMAKLFASETATQAANHAIQIHGGAAYTKEYPAERYLRDAKLMEIAEGTSEIMRIVIAKQLGC, from the coding sequence GTGGACTTTTCTTTAAGTGAAGAACATGCCAGACTACGACACCAGGTCGCGGATTTCGCGAGCCGGGAAATTGCTCCTTTAGCCCAAATCGTAGACCGGACAGGGCAGATTCCTCCGGAAATCATTCAAAAAGGGGCAGAAATGGGCCTTTTTGGGATTCCTTTCCCAAAAAGCTACGGAGGGAAAGATCTGGGGTACCTCGGTCTTGCGATCGCGATCGAAGAGATTGCCCGGGTTTGCGCTTCTACGGCCCTGGTGGTTGCCAGCCACACCTCCCTGGCTGCAGAGGCAATCCGCCTCTTTGGTTCTCCCGAACAAAAAGAAGAATTCCTCGTTCCCTTGATTCAAGGAAAATTCCTGGGGGCCTTCGCAGTTACCGAACCGGGAGCAGGCTCCGATATGGCAGGAATTACCACCCGCGCCATCCTCGGCAACGGGAACTGGGTCATCAACGGCAGAAAAACATTTATTACAAATGCGGATGTTGCGGGAGTAGTTGTGGTCAGCGCAGTAACGGAAAACTCCGGGAGGGCAAAGGAGCGCTGCAGCCTCCTGCTCGTTCCTGCAAACATCCCCGGCTTTACAATCGGAAGCAGGTATGACAAGCTCGGCTTAAGGGGAGTGAGCACCGTCGAAATCTTTTTTGATGACTGCAGCATTCCCCGGGAGAATCTTTTGGGGGCAAGGGGGAAGGGCTACGAGCAGTCCCTGCAGATTATCGACCGCGGCCGGGTCGCCATCGCAGCACTTTCCGTAGGTCTTGCCCGCGCCTGCCTCGAAGCCTCCCTTGCCTACGCCCGCGGCCGCATCCAGTTCGGCCAGCCGTTAACCAAGTTCCAGGCGATCAGATTCAAATTAGCGGATATCGCCATGCAATTAGAGGCGGCCCGCCTTATGACATACAGGGCAGCCTGGCTGATCGACCACCAGCGAACATTCCGGAAAGAAGCGGCAATGGCGAAGCTCTTTGCCTCCGAAACTGCGACCCAGGCGGCCAACCACGCCATTCAAATTCACGGGGGAGCGGCCTATACAAAGGAATACCCTGCGGAGCGTTATCTGCGAGACGCCAAGCTCATGGAGATTGCCGAGGGAACCTCGGAAATCATGCGGATTGTTATCGCAAAACAGCTGGGCTGCTGA
- a CDS encoding CPBP family intramembrane metalloprotease, translating to MLRPPWGLQEILMILVLVYLFGFLLSLFGARLVDRVLLFFPAVRSPELASFFLSGILQALLLGGLVLGFVRGKHRASLAYLGLGLFSWKDLVVGLVGGLAVFSLVVLAMALIIFLLPHHPQPQPFAEVILQARRWQELVLPLILGGIFAPVGEELYFRGFIYPVFRSRFGPLPAVCITSLFFAALHCDLARFLPLALGGAGLALICEKTGSLFPALAAHSTWNLAMTFLVVLGRQAL from the coding sequence GTGCTGCGCCCTCCCTGGGGGCTCCAGGAAATCCTGATGATTCTTGTGCTTGTTTATCTGTTTGGGTTTCTTTTGAGCCTGTTCGGTGCCCGGCTGGTGGACCGGGTGCTCCTCTTTTTCCCTGCCGTCCGCAGTCCCGAACTGGCCTCCTTTTTTCTGTCGGGGATCCTGCAGGCTCTCCTGCTGGGGGGCCTTGTGCTTGGTTTTGTGCGGGGCAAGCACCGCGCTTCTCTGGCGTACCTGGGCCTGGGCCTCTTTTCCTGGAAAGATCTGGTGGTTGGTCTGGTGGGGGGACTGGCGGTTTTCAGTCTGGTCGTCCTGGCGATGGCCCTGATTATTTTTCTGCTGCCCCATCATCCCCAGCCCCAACCCTTCGCTGAGGTAATTCTGCAAGCCCGCAGATGGCAGGAACTGGTACTTCCCTTGATTCTGGGGGGGATCTTTGCCCCTGTAGGCGAAGAACTCTATTTTCGCGGTTTCATCTACCCGGTATTCCGTTCCCGTTTCGGCCCTCTTCCCGCCGTATGCATCACTTCTCTCTTTTTTGCCGCTCTCCATTGCGACCTGGCCCGCTTTCTTCCCCTTGCGCTCGGCGGAGCAGGACTGGCCTTGATCTGCGAGAAAACGGGTTCTCTTTTCCCTGCCCTGGCGGCTCACAGCACCTGGAACCTGGCCATGACCTTCCTTGTCGTTTTGGGCAGGCAGGCTCTGTAG